From the genome of Elusimicrobiota bacterium:
AAAATTTCACCATTGGCACCGTTGATACCAAATACCTTACCATTTGCCAAACATACCACAACATCTTTAGAACCATTTCCTGTGATATCTGTCAAAACAGGTGAGGAATAATGTCCGGGTTCTGAAATTGGATAGCGTTCAATATCAAGACATTGCGCCCACATTAATTCTAATGATTTGCCGTTTATACATGCTATATGCTGGTCATTTGTCACAATAACTATATCAGACACTCCATTGTTGTCCAAATCTTGTATGGCTGGTGTAGCGGATATAGGAATAGTTGGCTTCCGTTCTCGTAGTCCTAACCGCATATTTATCATTTCATTTGTATTTAGTTCCTGTAGTTTTTGTGTTTGCCCATCTAAAAGATAAACTTTGCCTTCGGAATTAGCGATTACAACTTTTGGTATTTCACCAGACGAAGATAAAACTGCAGGTGAAGATTTAATTTCGCCTGGAATTTTTACTGAAAAAATTTGAGGATTGATAATAGGTGAATAAATAAAATGAACTGTACCTTCTTCGGAATTAATAACCACATCCAGCACTCCATCTTTATTTAAGTCATAAACAACAGGCGAAGTGGTAAGGTTACCACCTAATATATCGCTTTCAAATGCAAACTTTCCATCCAACCCGTTGATAATATAAAGTCGTGAATCGTTTGAGCCAACAACAATATCCAGTGCTTTATCTTTATTCATATCAACCAATGCAGGTGAAGAAAACAAAGTTTGTCCTATTGGTTGTGGTTGCCATAATGTTTTTCCTGAAATACCATCTAAAGCATAAACTTTGCCATCTTTCGTAGGAAGAACTATATCATTGATCCCATCATTATTTATATCTCCAATGGCTGGAGAAGGTGTAATATCGTATTTTTCTTCAGACAGAGCAGCACTTATTAACTCTATTTGTGGTTTCCAAGGTAAACTTTGCACAACAGGATTTGTCGGCTTGTTATTTATAATAAAAATTCCAGAGACACCATAATATACTGAAAAAATACCCGTAAGAATTAGTAAAATTGATACTATATTGAAAAATCTGGATTTGAACCGAACCCAAAATATACCTTCTTTTTTAGGTGGAGAATAATCTTCATCAGTTTCTTTTACAAATCTAAATATATTACGTCCTACAAGAATTTCATCTTTAGGTGTTAATGGTAATGAATCCGTTTCCTTAACCATTCTCCGATTAACAAAAGTGCGATTTCTGCTTCGTTTGTCTGTAAG
Proteins encoded in this window:
- a CDS encoding FG-GAP-like repeat-containing protein, translating into MLIRYPGKYEGKKYELNFRETKIGRDSEFNEIILSDDPATSRRHASIVYSGGQYILTDKRSRNRTFVNRRMVKETDSLPLTPKDEILVGRNIFRFVKETDEDYSPPKKEGIFWVRFKSRFFNIVSILLILTGIFSVYYGVSGIFIINNKPTNPVVQSLPWKPQIELISAALSEEKYDITPSPAIGDINNDGINDIVLPTKDGKVYALDGISGKTLWQPQPIGQTLFSSPALVDMNKDKALDIVVGSNDSRLYIINGLDGKFAFESDILGGNLTTSPVVYDLNKDGVLDVVINSEEGTVHFIYSPIINPQIFSVKIPGEIKSSPAVLSSSGEIPKVVIANSEGKVYLLDGQTQKLQELNTNEMINMRLGLRERKPTIPISATPAIQDLDNNGVSDIVIVTNDQHIACINGKSLELMWAQCLDIERYPISEPGHYSSPVLTDITGNGSKDVVVCLANGKVFGINGANGEILWTYDTGEKNRIISSPALVDLDKNGFYEIIVGGEDGFIYGLDPFVNTSKRLIMKERIKLQPIASSPLIGDINKDGYLDIVFSYNDNELNAFTTNTRCFSNQIIWPIFCGNLSRTGETPKEINDRNFQVSGGSGLIVILGVISIRVIVKKKKLRKRPPIIIGSTKR